The sequence GCACGGTCAGGTCGAAGCCGCCGTGCCGGGCGATCTGGTGCAGCATGTGGTCGTAGAAACCGACGCCGGTGCTGATCTCGGCGGCACCGGTGCCGTCGAGATCGATCTCGACGAGGACCTTGGTCTCCTTGGTGATCCGTTCCACCCGGGCGGTCCGACTCATTGCGAAGTCTCCATTGCAGAAAGGAAGGCGTCGGTCTCGGCGGCGGTGCCGGCGGTCACCCGCAGCCAGCCGGGCAGGCCGACGTCACGGACCAGCACCCCCTGCGCCAGCAGGGCGTTCCAGACGACGGTCTGGTCGCCGCCCACCTCGAAGAGCACGAAGTTGGCGTCGCTGTCGGCGACCCGCAACCCCCGCTCGCGCAGCGTCGCCACGATCCGGTCCCGCTGCGCCATGATCGCGCTCACCGTACCGAGAAGGGCATCACGGTGGGCCACCGCCGCGCGTGCGGCGGCCTGGGTGAGCGCGGAGAGATGGTACGGCAAACGGACGAGCTGCACCGCCCGCACCACCGCCGGGTCGGCGGCCAGGTAACCCAGCCGGCCGCCGGCGAAGCCGAAAGCCTTGCTCATCGTCCGGGTGACCACCAACCGCGGGTGGCCGGGCAGCACCGCGAGGGCGCTGACCGTCCCGGGCCGGGCGAACTCGGCGTACGCCTCGTCGACGACCACCATGCCGGGCGCGACGTCGAGCACCGCGGCGATCACCGCCGGGTCCAGTGCCGTGCCGGTGGGGTTGTTCGGCGAGCAGAGGAAGACCACGTCCGGCCGGTGCTCGCGGACCTGGTCGACCGCCTCCTCGGCGGTCAGCCCGAAGTCGACGCCGCGCGCCGCGGGCACCCACCGGGTGCTGGTGCCGAGGGCCAGCAGCGGGTGCATCGAGTACGCCGGAACGAAACCGAGCGCGGTGCGCCCCGGCCCGCCGAACGCCTGGAGCAGTTGCTGCTGGATCTCGTTGGAACCGTTGGCCGCCCACACCTGGTCGACGGTGAGCCCGTGCCCGAGATATTCGGCCAGGTCGGCGCGGAGCGCCACCGCGTCCCGGTCCGGGTAGCGGTTCAGCTCGCGCAGCTCGGCCGCGAGCGCCTTGCCGATCGCCTCGACCACCGGCTCCGGCACCGGGTGCGAGTTCTCGTTGGTGTTGAGCCGCACCGGCACGTCCAGTTGCGGCGCCCCGTACGGCGACAGCCCGCGCAGGTCGGCGCGGATCGGCAGATCGTCCAGGCTGGTCACGCCGGTCCTCCTCCCGGGAAGCGGGCCTGGACCGCCTGGCCGTGCGCGGGCAGGTCCTCCACGTTGGCAAGGGTGACCACGTGCGGGGCCACGTCGCGCAGCGCGGCCTCGGTGTATTCGATCAGGTGCACGCCGCGCAGGAAGGACTGCACCGACAGGCCGGAGGAGTGCCGGGAACAGCCGCCGGTGGGCAGCACGTGGTTGGACCCGGCGCAGTAGTCGCCGAGCGACACCGGCGACCAGGCGCCCACGAAGATCGCCCCGGCGTTGCGGACGCGCAGCGCCCACTCCCGGGCGTCGACCGTCTGGATCTCCAGGTGCTCGGCTGCGTACGCGTCGACCACCCGCAGCCCCGCCTCGAGGTCGTCGACCAGGACCACGCCGCTCTGCTCACCGGTCAGCGCCGTGGTGACCCGCTCGGTGTGCTTGGTCGCCGGCACCTGCCGGGCCAACTCCGCCTCGACCGCCTCGACCAAGGCCACCGACGGGGTGACCAGCACGCTCGCGGCGAGCGGGTCGTGCTCGGCCTGACTGATCAGGTCGGCGGCCACGTGCGCCGGGTCGGCCGTGTCGTCGGCCAGGATGGCGATCTCGGTCGGCCCGGCCTCGGCGTCGATGCCGACCACGCCGCGCAGCAGCCGCTTCGCGGCGGTCACCCAGATGTTGCCGGGGCCGGTGATCAGGTCGACCGGGTCGCACCGCAGCTCACCCGCCGGGTCCACCGCAGCGCCGTACGCCAGCATCGCCACCGCCTGGGCCCCGCCCACCGCGTACACCTCGTCGACGCCGAGCAGCGCGCACGCGGCGAGCACCCGGGGGTCGGGCAGGCCGCCGTTGTCCTTCTGCGGCGGGCTGACCACCACCAGTGAGCGCACCCCGGCCGCCTGGGCCGGCACCACGTTCATCACCACCGTCGACGGGTACATCGCCAGGCCACCGGGCACGTAGAGACCGACCCGGTCGACCGGCAGCCACCGCTCGGTGACAGTGCCGCCGGGCACCACCTGGGTGGTGTGGTCGGTGCGCCGCTGGTCGGCGTGCACCCGACGGGCCCGGGCGATGGACTCCAGCAGCGCGGCACGCACCGCCGGGTCGAGCACGCCCTCCGCCTCGGTGATCGCCTCGACCGGCACCCGCAGCACCTCCGGGGAGATGCCGTCGAACCGTTCGCTCGCCTCCCGGATCGCTGGGTACCCATGCTCACGGACCGCCTCCACCAGGGGCCGGATGCGCTCGACGGCGACGGACACGTCGAGCTGGGCACGGGGCAGCAGGCGGCGCGGGTCACCGAGACCGTCGCGCAGGTCGATCCGATTCAGCACCCTTGCGAGTCTAGGCGGCCGGCCCGACGTCCACCCGGGCCGCCCGTCCGCCGGGACGGTGAGCCGGGCCACGCCCCCGGGGTCGAGATTGGTTAGGCTCGACCATGTGACCGCACGGCTGCCGGTGTTCCCGCTCGCAACGGTGCTCTTTCCCGGGTTGGTGCTGCCGCTGCACATCTTCGAGGAGCGTTACCGGGCGCTGGTCCGACACCTGGTCGACCTGCCCGAGGGCGCCCCGCGTGAGTTCGGCGTGGTGGCCATCCAGGCCGGCTGGGAGGTCGCGCCCGCCGGTCCCGGCGCCCGGGCGACGCCGGGCGTCGGCGAGGTGACTCTGCACGAGGTGGGCTGCACCGCCGAGCTGCGCCAGGTGACCGAGCTGGCCGATGGTGGTTTCGACATCGTCACCGTCGGTCGCCGTCGGTTCCGGATCGCCGAGGTCGACGACAGCGCCGAGCCCTACCTGACCGCCGACGTCGAGTGGCTGCCCGACCCGGGCGGCCCGGACGAGGTGGCCGATCTGCTGGCCGCCCGGGTGATCGCTGTGTTCCGGCAGTACCTCGGCCTGATCCGCTCCGACCCGGAGGAGATCTCCGAGCAACTGCCGGAGGACCCGACCGTGCTCTCGCACCTGGTGGCGGCGACCGCGGCGCTCACCGTCGACGACCGGCAGCGGCTGCTGGCCATCGACGACACCGCCTCCCGGCTCCGCGCCGAGCTGCGGCTGCTCAACCGCGAGGCGGCTCTGCTGCGTCAGGTGCGGGCGGTTCCGGTGCCGCTGTCGGAGCTGGCGTCCCCGCCGACACCCAACTGAACTCCCCCGGCTCGGGCTCCGGGCGTAGCCCCGGCCACCGCGACCAGCCGGCCAGCAGGGTGTACATGACAGCGGCCCCGAACGCCGGCAGCAGCAGGTTGCCGTGCGGCACCGGCAGCACGCCGAGCAGCCAGTCCACCCCACCGGCGCGCAGGTCGGCGGGTTTGCTGAACGCCTGCCCGGCCGGGGCGGTGGCCAGCAACCGGTCGAAGGTCGCCAGGCCGATCCGTCGCCCCACCTGCCAGGCCACCGGTGCGGCGACAAGCGCGCCGAGCACCGCGGCGAGCAGCCCGACCGGGCCGCGCCGCCGACGCAGCACGAACCACAGGGCGAGCGCCACGATCAGCCCGAAGGCCAGCCCGAGCAGGCTGAACCAGCCGTCGGCGGCGATCGGCTGTTCCGGTTGCGGCTCGGCGTAGATCGCCCCCTCGGCGGTCTTGAGCACCGGAGTGTCCGGCGCGAGCGCGGCCCAGAGCAACCCGAGCGGGACACCCAGCGCGGCCAGCGCGAGCACGGCCCCCAGCACGGTCGCCACGGCACGCAGCGGTCGACGCGGCTCGTCGAACCGAAGCTCCAGCGAGCTCTGGTACGCCGCCGAGGCCGGCACCTGGCCAGGGTCGGACCCGCTCGGCGCCGTCTCCGCCGACGGGTCGACCTGCGACGGTTTCTCGTCCGGCGTACGGGGTGGCGCGGGTTGGTCGGGCTCGTCGACGGGCCGCTCAGGGTCGGGGTTGTCCGGGCTCACCCGATGATCCTCTCAGGCCCGGTGCGGGGCCGGGGCTCCGGTGGCGGCAGACCAGCTCACCGGGCGAACGGCTCGACCATCATCGCCGCGGCCCGCAGCCACGCCTGCCGGGTCTCCGGCTGGAGCTGGTGGTACTCGATCGACGACCCGGTCTCCAGAGCCGGGTCGTACGGCACGACGGCCACGCCCCGGGTACGGGTGGCGAAGTGCCGCTCCAGGTCGTCCTGGAGGGTCGAGCGACCCGGGGTCGGGCAGGAGATGAGGGTGATCGCGTTGTCCGCCAACTCGCCCATGCCCTCCTCATGCAGCAGGTCGAGCATCCAGTCCGCGCTGAACGCCGCGTCCTCCCTGGGCACTGTGGTCACCACCAGCTGGTCGGCGGCCTGCATCACCGTGCGCCAGTTGGGGCTCTCCACGTTGTTGCCGGTGTCCACGCAGACCACGTCGTGGGTGCGCCGCAGCAGCTCCAGCACCCGCCGGACGGTGAACTGGTCCAGTCGCTGGGCGAAGCGCGGGCTCTCCTCCCCGGCCAGCACGTCGTACGAGCCGTCGGAGGCGTGCCGCAGGTAGTCGTCCAGCCGGTCCAGCAGGGTCGCGCCCTCCAGGATCTCGATCTGGGCCAGGTCGCTGATCAGGTGCCGGATCGTCCGGGCGTGCCGGGCGCTGCCGGCGCGCAGGCCGAGGGTGCCGCGCAGCTCGTTGTCGTCCCAGGCCAGCACGCCCTTGCCGCGGACGCTGCCGACGGTCGCTGCGGCGAGCACTGTGGCGGTGGTCTTGTGCACCCCGCCCTTGGGGTTGGCGAAGGCGAACACCCGGGGCGTGCCCAGGTCCCGCTGGAGCACCCCGTTGGCGCGTTCCTGCTCCGGGTCCACGGCCGGTGGCCGCCACTCGATCCGCGCCGGGTAGGCACGCTCGGCGACCGCCGAGCCGACCGCTGGGGCGGGTGCCGGCGGAACGGGTAGGACGACCGGCGGCGCGGGCGGTGGGGCGATCGGCGGGGGTGGCGGCGCGGCGGCCGGGTAGCCGGTCTCCGGCTGGTAGCCGGTCTCCAGCAGCGCGTACCGCGACTCGATCGGCGGGTCGCCCGGCCGGTAGCCGTTGTCGAGCAGGGCGTAGCGCGACGGAACCGGGTCGGGGCCGCGCGCCGGCGGCTCGGGTTCGGGCCGGTACGTCGGCTCGGCCCGGTAGTCCGGCTCGGCCCGGTAGCCCGGCTCGGCGCGATAGTCCGGCTCGGCGCGGTAGCCCGGCTCGGCCCGGTAGCCCGGCTCGGCCCGGTAGCCCGGCTCAGCCCGGTAGCCGGGCTCAGCGCGGTAGTCCGGCTGCTCGGTCCGGTACGCCGGCTCCGCTCGATAGTCCGGCTCGGCCTGATAACCCGGCTCGGTCCGGTACGCCGGCTCCGCGCGGTAATCCGGCTCCGCCCGGTAGGCGGGCTCGGCCCGGTAGGCACTGTCGACCCGGTAGGTCGCCTCGGCCCGGTAACCAGGCTCCGCGCCGTACGACAGGTCGGCCGGATGCCCGATGGCGGGTGCCCGCCCGGCGTAGCCGTTGGGGGCCGCACGCCGTGGCAGCGGATCCGGTGGCGGCTCCTCACCGTGCCGCTCCGGCTCGGTCTGCTCCGTGCCGCGACCGCCCAGCCGGGCACGGTCCAACAACGCGCGCCACCGCGGCGCTGGTTCGGCCGGCCGGCCCCAGCCGGTCTCACTGCCCTCCACGGCCCGCCCTCCCAGCGCCATCGATCTCTGTCTGACAGGCTACGAACCCAACCCTATTCGGACCACACCTCAGAGCGCACACCAGCCGACGCAGATCACGACGACGGTGGCGACGACGACTGCTCGGCGACGGTGGTGTCCGGCGAGGTGGTGGCGCTCGGCGGCGCCGACTCGGTGGGCTCCGGCTTCGACGGTTCGGGTGACGGGGTCGTCACGACCGGTGCGGGTTCCGACGATTCGCCCACGGGGGCCGAGGGCGCCGGTGCGCTGATCGCCGGCGCCGGCCGCTCGGTCTGGGTCGGTGCGGGGCTCGACCCGGTGTCGGCCGGCGGGCGCACCACGTCGAACTGCTCGGGCAGGGGTGGCGTGAAGACCGTGCGGTCCAACCGGTACACCTCGGGGGCGGGGTCGACCGCCCGCACGTCCGGCCGGGCGGCGACGCCGCGCAGCGCCACCGGCGTCGCGCGAACCACCGCCGCGTAGACGCAGGCGCAGCCGGTGCGGTACGCGGCCGCCTCGGCGGCGGCCACCTCGGCGCCGCTGGCGTACTGCTCCCGCAACTCCCGCTCGCCCACCCCGTCGCCGTCGACCGCGGCGGCCCTGGCCCGGTAGTCGGCGGCCTCGGTCTCCTTGCGGGCCGCCACCTGCCGCATACCGGCGACCACGTCGTCGGGCACCCGCAGCGCGGGGATCTTGACGATCTCGGTCTGCCTGCCGGGCAGCGGAACCCGCCCGAAGACGGTCGAGACCCCGACGTCGCCGAGCACCGTCGCCAGCCGCTGCGGTGGCAGGTACGCATCGAGCGTGACCAGCGCGTACGTCCCGCCCTCGGCGGCCGGAGCGGACCCGGGCAGCGCGGCCAGGTCGGCCGCGGCGGACCGCAGGTAGCCGGGGACGGAGTCGCCGTCGGCGACGCCGACCCGGGTCACCTCGCCGACCGTCCGGTCGCCGACCGGAGTGTCGTCGACGGCCCAGACCGCGGTGCCCAGCACCGCCGCCGCCGAGAGCACGGCGGCCCAGCTGAGCACACCGGATCGCGCCGACCGGTCGCCCAGCCGGGCCACGGCCCGGGTCAGCGGCGGCAGCAGCCGCTGGTCCAGCTGCCGCAGCAGGTTGCCGGCGCGCACGGGCGAGATCCCCTCTGTGGAACGGTGTCGGGCGGTCGCCGCTCAGTCACGCAGGATCTGGAGCGCACGGTCCAGGTCGTCAGGGTAGTCGCTGACGAACCGGACCTCGTCCCCCGTTCGGGGGTGCAAAAAGCTCAGTTCGCGGGCGTGCAGCCACTGTCGGGCCAGGCCGAGACGGGCCGAGAGGGTGGGATCGGCGCCGTAGGTGAGGTCACCCACGCAGGGGTGCCGCAGGGTGGAGAAGTGGACCCGGATCTGGTGGGTCCGGCCGGTCTCCAGCCGGACGTCGACCAGGCTCGCCGCCGGGAACGCCTCCAGGGTGTCGTAGTGGGTGATGCTCGGCTTGCCGCCGGAGACCACCGCCCACCGGTAGTCGTGGGTGGGATGCCTGTCGATCGGAGCGTCGACGGTGCCCCGCAGCGGGTCCAGGTGCCCCTGCACCACCGCGTGGTAGCCCTTGTCGACCTCGCGGTACTTGAAGGCCCGCTTCAACGCCGTGTACGCCTGCTCGCTCTTGGCCACCACCATGATCCCGGTGGTGCCCACGTCGAGCCGGTGCACCACACCCTGGCGCTCGGCGGCGCCGCTGGTGGAGATGCGGTGCCCGATCGCGGCGAGCGCGCCGATCACCGTCGGCCCGGTCCACCCGGGGCTCGGGTGCGCGGCCACCCCGACCGGCTTGTCGACCACGACGATGTCGTCGTCGGCGTAGACCACCCGCAGGCCGGGCACCGCCTGCGGCACCACTGTCGGCGGTGCGACCGGGGCGGGCAGCGTGACGTCCAGCCAGGAGCCGGCCTTGACCTTGTGCGAGTTGGGTCGGGCGGAGCCGTCCACCAGTGCGTCGCCGGCGTCGACCAGGGCCGCGGCGGCGGTGCGGGAGAGCCCGAACAGGCGGGACACGGCCTGGTCCAGGCGCATGCCGTCGAGGCCGTCCGGAACGGGAAGGGAACGGTGGTCGCCGCCAGCGGCGAACGCGGAGGTCATGCCCGCTCCCTCTGCTCGGCGCCCGAGGTGGCGTCAGTGGTGGCCGGGTCGCTGTCGCGGCCCGCCCGCCGGCCGTCACGCTGGCGGCCGGTCAGCTCCAACAGGACGGCCAGCAACACACCGCAGACCAGCGAACTGTCGGCCAGGTTGAACACCGGCCAGACCTGACCGTACGGGTCGAAGAGGCTGATCATGTCGACCACGTGCCCGTGGAAGGGGGACGGCGCCCGGAAGATCCGGTCGACGAGGTTGCCCAACGCGCCGCCGAGCACCAGGCCGAGGGAGACCGCCCAGGGCAGCGAGCGCAGCCGCAGTGCCATCCAGACGATCCAGCCGACCACCCCGATGGTGATCAGCGGGAAGACCCAGGTGTGGTCCGCGCCGATGCTCCAGGCCGCGCCGCTGTTGCGGGTCAGGCTCAGGTAGACGAACCCGCCGAGCAGCCGGACCGGCTCGCGGTCGGTCAGCGCGGCCAGCGCCAGGTGCTTGGTGACCAGGTCGGCCAGCAGGGCCACCAGGGCGACTCCGGCGAGAATCGCGACGGCCCGGGGCCGGCGGGTGCCGCCGCCCGGGTCGGTGCGGCCGGGTTCGGCGGACGGTACTGCGGTCATGCGCTCCCCATCGACAGTCTTGGCGGTGATCGCTCACCGTCTCATCGCCGCCGGGGAACGGACCTCAGCGCCGCTCCTCCAGCTGCTTGCACGTCACACACAGGGTGGCTGACGGGAAGGCGGCGAGGCGCTCGACCGGGATCGGGTTGCCGCACCGCTCGCACCAGCCGTAACCACCCTCGTCGAGGCGCTCCAGAGCGCGCTCCACCTGCGTGATCCGTTCCAGAATGCTGTTGGCGAGAGAGATCTCCTGCTCCCGCTCGAGCGTCTTGGTGCCCGTGTCGGCCTGGTCGTCCCCGGCCGAGTCGGTCAGCCGATCGCGCTGCAGCTCGGTGATCTCACTCAGCGTCTGATCGTACTCGGCACGAAGCTCGTCCCGCCGCGCCGCCAGCGCCGCCCGGATCTTCTCGGTCTCCGCGGTGCTGCGGGTGGCCTTGGCCACCGGCTTGCGCCCGGCGGTCCTGGTGTCGGATGGCTTCGCCATGGGTCGCTCCCTCGGCCGGGGAACCGCGCGGTCCGCGGCGCCTGGACAGGGGGCGCCAACCACGGCGTCCCCTATGTACGAAAAGGGGCGCGCGGCGACGATGGCCGCGCACTCCGGAGGTTGGCAAGAATACGGAACGTACAGGCGTCCGACAACGTGCCGCACCGTCGCGCCGTCTAACAGCCCCTAGCCCTGCCTAACTGGGGCAAAGGGAACGCTAGCAGATCATTCGACCGCCTCATCCCCGTACTCACCAAACCATCGGGCCAGGCGACCCCGCCGACTGACCGCCCGCAACCGCCGTTCCGCCGCGTCCCGCACCCCGGCGGTCGCCACGATCAGCAAACTGTCGCCGGTCTTGAACCGGGTGTCCGGTGCGGGCACGAATCCCACGCCGTCGCGTAGCACCAGGGTCACCGACGCGCCCAGTGGAAGCCGCAGCTCGTCGACGTGCACGCCGGCCAGTCGCGAGCCGGGCGGCACCTCCACCTGGAGCAGGTCCGCCCGCATCCGCTCCAGCGGCGCGGTCTCCACATGGATCTCGGCGGCCTCGGCCGGCGCTGTCACCCCCAACCGGCGGGCGAACGGCCCCAGCGTCCCGGTCTGCACCAGCGTGAAGATCACCACCAGCACGAAGACCACGTCGAAGAGCCGCTCCGCGCCGGGCACCCGCTCGGAGAGCGGAATGGTGGCCAACACGATCGGCACCGCCCCGCGCAGCCCGGCCCAGGACAGGAACGCCTGTTCTCGAAGGCCGACCCGGAACGGCACCGCCGAGACGGCCACCGAGAGAGGCCGGGCCAGCAGCACCAACGCCAGCCCGGCGACCACAGCCGGCAGCACCGCCGCGTCCAGCCGGCCCGGCGAGGCCAGCAACCCGAGCAGCACGAACAACCCGATCTGGGCGAGCCAGGCCAGCCCGTCCGCGAAACCGAGAATCGCCTGCCGGTGCGACAGGCGGGCATTGCCCAGCAACACCCCGGCCACGTAGACGGCGAGGAAGCCCGAGGCGTGCAGAACCGCCCCCGCGGCGTACGCCAGCACTGTGATGCCCACCGCGGCGATCGGGTAGAGCCCGGCCGAGGGCAGCGCCGCCCGGCGCAGCGCCCAGGTGCCGGCGACGCCCGCGGCCACACCCACCGCCGCGCCGACGCCCAGCTCGTAGAAGACGAGCGCGGTCTCGTACCACCACGGGTGCGCCCAGCCCTGGTGGGAGAGCAGCACCACCAGCAGCACCACCGGGGCGTCGTTCATCCCCGACTCGGCCTCCAGGGTCGCCACCAGCCGGGGCGGCAACCGCAGCCGGCGCAGGGTGGCGAAGACGGCCGCCGCGTCGGTGGACGAGAGCACCGCGCCGTAGAGCAGCGCCAACCGCCAGTCCAGCCCCAGCAGCAGGTGCACGGCCACGCCGACCACCACGATGCTGACGATCACGCCGACAGTGGAGAGCGCGGAGGCCAGCCCGAGCACCGGGCGCAGCGTGGTCCACCGGGCGGTGAGACCGCC comes from Micromonospora vinacea and encodes:
- a CDS encoding histidinol-phosphate transaminase, encoding MTSLDDLPIRADLRGLSPYGAPQLDVPVRLNTNENSHPVPEPVVEAIGKALAAELRELNRYPDRDAVALRADLAEYLGHGLTVDQVWAANGSNEIQQQLLQAFGGPGRTALGFVPAYSMHPLLALGTSTRWVPAARGVDFGLTAEEAVDQVREHRPDVVFLCSPNNPTGTALDPAVIAAVLDVAPGMVVVDEAYAEFARPGTVSALAVLPGHPRLVVTRTMSKAFGFAGGRLGYLAADPAVVRAVQLVRLPYHLSALTQAAARAAVAHRDALLGTVSAIMAQRDRIVATLRERGLRVADSDANFVLFEVGGDQTVVWNALLAQGVLVRDVGLPGWLRVTAGTAAETDAFLSAMETSQ
- a CDS encoding DUF2567 domain-containing protein; the encoded protein is MSPDNPDPERPVDEPDQPAPPRTPDEKPSQVDPSAETAPSGSDPGQVPASAAYQSSLELRFDEPRRPLRAVATVLGAVLALAALGVPLGLLWAALAPDTPVLKTAEGAIYAEPQPEQPIAADGWFSLLGLAFGLIVALALWFVLRRRRGPVGLLAAVLGALVAAPVAWQVGRRIGLATFDRLLATAPAGQAFSKPADLRAGGVDWLLGVLPVPHGNLLLPAFGAAVMYTLLAGWSRWPGLRPEPEPGEFSWVSAGTPAPTAAPEPPAPDAAEPPRG
- a CDS encoding potassium/proton antiporter; its protein translation is MTPGLDIALLLGAAVLLVAVGAVRLSTRLGVPSLLVYLALGVAIGESGLGIQFDDVELTRTLGFCALIVIIAEGGLTARWTTLRPVLGLASALSTVGVIVSIVVVGVAVHLLLGLDWRLALLYGAVLSSTDAAAVFATLRRLRLPPRLVATLEAESGMNDAPVVLLVVLLSHQGWAHPWWYETALVFYELGVGAAVGVAAGVAGTWALRRAALPSAGLYPIAAVGITVLAYAAGAVLHASGFLAVYVAGVLLGNARLSHRQAILGFADGLAWLAQIGLFVLLGLLASPGRLDAAVLPAVVAGLALVLLARPLSVAVSAVPFRVGLREQAFLSWAGLRGAVPIVLATIPLSERVPGAERLFDVVFVLVVIFTLVQTGTLGPFARRLGVTAPAEAAEIHVETAPLERMRADLLQVEVPPGSRLAGVHVDELRLPLGASVTLVLRDGVGFVPAPDTRFKTGDSLLIVATAGVRDAAERRLRAVSRRGRLARWFGEYGDEAVE
- a CDS encoding AAA family ATPase; translated protein: MEGSETGWGRPAEPAPRWRALLDRARLGGRGTEQTEPERHGEEPPPDPLPRRAAPNGYAGRAPAIGHPADLSYGAEPGYRAEATYRVDSAYRAEPAYRAEPDYRAEPAYRTEPGYQAEPDYRAEPAYRTEQPDYRAEPGYRAEPGYRAEPGYRAEPGYRAEPDYRAEPGYRAEPDYRAEPTYRPEPEPPARGPDPVPSRYALLDNGYRPGDPPIESRYALLETGYQPETGYPAAAPPPPPIAPPPAPPVVLPVPPAPAPAVGSAVAERAYPARIEWRPPAVDPEQERANGVLQRDLGTPRVFAFANPKGGVHKTTATVLAAATVGSVRGKGVLAWDDNELRGTLGLRAGSARHARTIRHLISDLAQIEILEGATLLDRLDDYLRHASDGSYDVLAGEESPRFAQRLDQFTVRRVLELLRRTHDVVCVDTGNNVESPNWRTVMQAADQLVVTTVPREDAAFSADWMLDLLHEEGMGELADNAITLISCPTPGRSTLQDDLERHFATRTRGVAVVPYDPALETGSSIEYHQLQPETRQAWLRAAAMMVEPFAR
- a CDS encoding TraR/DksA family transcriptional regulator; the encoded protein is MAKPSDTRTAGRKPVAKATRSTAETEKIRAALAARRDELRAEYDQTLSEITELQRDRLTDSAGDDQADTGTKTLEREQEISLANSILERITQVERALERLDEGGYGWCERCGNPIPVERLAAFPSATLCVTCKQLEERR
- the hisD gene encoding histidinol dehydrogenase, translated to MLNRIDLRDGLGDPRRLLPRAQLDVSVAVERIRPLVEAVREHGYPAIREASERFDGISPEVLRVPVEAITEAEGVLDPAVRAALLESIARARRVHADQRRTDHTTQVVPGGTVTERWLPVDRVGLYVPGGLAMYPSTVVMNVVPAQAAGVRSLVVVSPPQKDNGGLPDPRVLAACALLGVDEVYAVGGAQAVAMLAYGAAVDPAGELRCDPVDLITGPGNIWVTAAKRLLRGVVGIDAEAGPTEIAILADDTADPAHVAADLISQAEHDPLAASVLVTPSVALVEAVEAELARQVPATKHTERVTTALTGEQSGVVLVDDLEAGLRVVDAYAAEHLEIQTVDAREWALRVRNAGAIFVGAWSPVSLGDYCAGSNHVLPTGGCSRHSSGLSVQSFLRGVHLIEYTEAALRDVAPHVVTLANVEDLPAHGQAVQARFPGGGPA
- a CDS encoding RluA family pseudouridine synthase, which codes for MTSAFAAGGDHRSLPVPDGLDGMRLDQAVSRLFGLSRTAAAALVDAGDALVDGSARPNSHKVKAGSWLDVTLPAPVAPPTVVPQAVPGLRVVYADDDIVVVDKPVGVAAHPSPGWTGPTVIGALAAIGHRISTSGAAERQGVVHRLDVGTTGIMVVAKSEQAYTALKRAFKYREVDKGYHAVVQGHLDPLRGTVDAPIDRHPTHDYRWAVVSGGKPSITHYDTLEAFPAASLVDVRLETGRTHQIRVHFSTLRHPCVGDLTYGADPTLSARLGLARQWLHARELSFLHPRTGDEVRFVSDYPDDLDRALQILRD
- the lspA gene encoding signal peptidase II, translating into MTAVPSAEPGRTDPGGGTRRPRAVAILAGVALVALLADLVTKHLALAALTDREPVRLLGGFVYLSLTRNSGAAWSIGADHTWVFPLITIGVVGWIVWMALRLRSLPWAVSLGLVLGGALGNLVDRIFRAPSPFHGHVVDMISLFDPYGQVWPVFNLADSSLVCGVLLAVLLELTGRQRDGRRAGRDSDPATTDATSGAEQRERA
- a CDS encoding LON peptidase substrate-binding domain-containing protein yields the protein MTARLPVFPLATVLFPGLVLPLHIFEERYRALVRHLVDLPEGAPREFGVVAIQAGWEVAPAGPGARATPGVGEVTLHEVGCTAELRQVTELADGGFDIVTVGRRRFRIAEVDDSAEPYLTADVEWLPDPGGPDEVADLLAARVIAVFRQYLGLIRSDPEEISEQLPEDPTVLSHLVAATAALTVDDRQRLLAIDDTASRLRAELRLLNREAALLRQVRAVPVPLSELASPPTPN